In bacterium, one genomic interval encodes:
- a CDS encoding DDE-type integrase/transposase/recombinase — MADHYDDEDDPRRAMALCRYQIISAYLALEPGRGQKRPLLEKLASRTWLDPQGQPLTVAAETIRSWARRYREGGLAGLEDQVRSRRGATALTPEQVELVAQLKRDVPERSLDRLIHIAEETKLVEPGHVRRSTLHRTLRALGLSQTKARTPDAEDLDRFEAAAPNDLWQSDLLAGPWLPDPARPGKSRRAWLYAFLDDHSRLLLHGRFSFRGELPALELVFRRALQRWGTPRRVYYDNGKVYRSKHMRHIVATLGMHRPIFTRRKRPMGHGKIEALNRLIRSAFLAELKSSPRIRTLDALNEAFVAWSDVEYNRRPHGETGEQPLDRWRKALERIRFADDDKLRDAFLWREDRRPDKSGVFSLLGERYQTTLGRRRIEVRFDPETLAEIEVWLEGKFVERVRPFLVETHRRPKPKQAEPCVSAAPAAPTVDWLSHLVERRQKESFVEPSPRQIAESAVARRLRCDSEVTALLQKRLDPAVFDEAVVRSFLGRFGPFDPAAVAATLEDMFAHGARPDQHPSVLLETLLVRLRGARP, encoded by the coding sequence ATGGCCGACCACTACGACGACGAAGACGACCCCAGACGGGCGATGGCGCTCTGCCGCTATCAGATCATCAGCGCCTACCTCGCGCTCGAGCCCGGGCGCGGCCAGAAGCGGCCGCTGCTCGAGAAGCTCGCCTCGCGCACCTGGCTCGACCCTCAAGGACAGCCGCTCACCGTCGCCGCCGAGACGATTCGCAGCTGGGCACGCCGCTATCGCGAGGGCGGGCTTGCCGGCCTCGAGGACCAGGTCCGTTCGCGCCGCGGCGCCACCGCGCTCACGCCCGAGCAGGTCGAGCTCGTCGCCCAGCTCAAGCGCGACGTGCCCGAGCGCTCGCTCGACCGGCTCATCCACATCGCCGAGGAAACCAAGCTCGTCGAGCCCGGTCACGTCCGCCGCTCGACCCTGCACCGCACGCTGCGGGCGCTGGGTCTGTCGCAGACCAAGGCGCGTACCCCCGACGCCGAGGACCTCGACCGCTTCGAGGCGGCCGCGCCCAATGACCTCTGGCAGAGCGACCTGCTCGCCGGACCCTGGCTGCCCGACCCTGCGCGACCGGGCAAGTCACGCCGCGCCTGGCTCTATGCCTTCCTCGACGACCACAGCCGCCTGCTCCTGCACGGCCGCTTCAGCTTCCGCGGCGAGCTGCCCGCCCTCGAGCTGGTCTTTCGTCGGGCGCTCCAGCGCTGGGGCACTCCCAGGCGCGTCTACTACGACAACGGCAAGGTCTACCGCTCCAAGCACATGCGGCACATCGTCGCCACCCTCGGGATGCACCGTCCCATCTTCACCCGCCGCAAGCGGCCGATGGGCCACGGCAAGATCGAGGCGCTCAATCGGCTCATCCGCAGCGCCTTTCTGGCCGAGCTCAAGTCCAGCCCGCGCATCAGGACCCTGGACGCGCTCAATGAGGCCTTCGTCGCCTGGTCCGACGTGGAATATAACCGCAGGCCGCATGGCGAGACCGGCGAGCAGCCCCTCGACCGCTGGCGCAAGGCTCTCGAGCGCATCCGCTTCGCCGACGACGACAAGCTCCGCGACGCCTTCCTCTGGCGCGAGGACCGCCGCCCCGACAAATCCGGTGTCTTCTCTCTTCTCGGCGAGCGCTACCAGACCACCCTCGGCCGCCGCCGCATCGAGGTGCGTTTCGACCCCGAGACGCTCGCCGAGATCGAGGTCTGGCTCGAGGGCAAGTTCGTCGAGCGCGTGCGCCCCTTCCTCGTCGAGACCCACCGCCGCCCCAAGCCCAAGCAAGCTGAGCCCTGCGTCAGCGCGGCGCCGGCCGCGCCGACCGTCGACTGGCTCTCGCACCTGGTCGAGCGCCGCCAGAAGGAGTCCTTTGTCGAGCCCTCGCCCCGCCAGATCGCCGAGAGCGCTGTGGCTCGCCGTCTGCGCTGCGATAGCGAGGTCACCGCGCTGCTCCAGAAACGCCTCGACCCCGCCGTCTTCGACGAGGCGGTCGTGCGCTCCTTCCTCGGTCGCTTCGGCCCCTTCGACCCCGCGGCCGTGGCCGCCACCCTCGAGGACATGTTCGCCCACGGCGCTCGCCCTGATCAGCACCCGAGCGTGCTGCTCGAGACCCTGCTCGTTCGCCTGCGCGGAGCTCGACCATGA